The following nucleotide sequence is from uncultured Draconibacterium sp..
GCATAAAAGTGATGTAATCCTCTCAATGCAAGAGCTTCACCTTCCATACGGAGATAAAACATTTCGTTCATTTGTTCGTCTGAAGTCCAAACAATCTCACCTGCTTCAATGATCTCTAAAAATTTGTTTACCCATAAAATACTTTCGAAATTATTCCAGCGTGAAGCTGGGTTAAACTGCGCATTCAGCTCACCAAGAGCCATACGCTTAAAATTGTTATCTAATTGGTTATTTACAGCGTCGTCTGTTGCAGCATCAATAAAGGTAAACTGATCTACTAAACGCGAATAGCCATTCAATAATATTCCTTCTGCCGATGCCGGATCGCTACTAACAAAGTCATAGTCCAACCTGTTTTCATCAATAGGGTCCAACAGACTTTCGCAGCTTACTATCGCTGTAAAGACCGACATAATGACTATATATTTTATTAAATTTTTCATTTTATCTATCTATTTTATATTAATTAAAATGATACTCTTACTCCAGCAATATAAGTTCTGGCCTGCGGATTACCACCAATATTTAACTGACGGATATCTTTATTTTCACCTACTTCAAAAAGGTTAGTGCCTTGTACATTCACGCTTAAACCTTCAATGCCGATTTTATCACATAAAGTATCAGTGAACTCATATGTTAACTGTGCACGGTTGATTCTAAAGAAGCTATTATCATACAACCAGAAGGATGATGTTCTAAAGTTATTTTGATTATTCCCGGAAGATAATCTTGGAAAGGTTGCTGTATTAGCAGTTTCAGATGTCCAACGTCCTGATACCTCCTCAGAGTATTTATCCGTTCCGTTAGGAGTATAGTAATTATTAAACGTACTACTTAGCTTATTACCACTTCCTCCTGTTTGACCGGTACCTAATACAAATAAATTGAATCCTTTATATTTTAGATTTAGGTTGACTCCATATGTCCATGGACTCGCATTCTGTCCGATAGCAACTTGATCATCTTGATCGATAATATTATCGCCATTTTGATCTGCATATCTTATGTCTCCTGGTTGTACATCTCCGAAGTTTGGTACGGGAAGGTTATCGTTTAAAACAAGTTTTCCATCTGCATCTGCAGTAAAATCAGATTCGGAGTAAAAACCTAAATCTTCATATCCAAAAATACTAGACACCTCTAATCCTTGTCTGTTTTGGTAATCAAACTCGTTCGTTTCTGAACGTTTTGAAGCTTCTGTTTGACTATATAACACATTCGCACCGACACCAATTGAAAAATCGTTAATTGTTTTCTTATAATTCAAGCCTAATTCAAACCCCGTGTACAAATTCGCATTAAAATTATCATAAGGTCTAAATGTGTTATAATAAGACGGATATTGATCAGCTAAAAATACTAATTGTTTATCAAGTTCGGTTCTAAAATAATTCGCTTCTACCCAAAGTGAATTCATCAAATAGCTTTCAAAACCAATGTTTAAGTCTATACGTTCTTCATATCCCAAATCAGGATTGGCTCCTTGCGAAATTTTTTGTTTTCGGTTGGAGTATACGCCATCTCCCCAGGTAAAACTGGCTCCGTCAGAATAATTTTCATCGTATAAATAATAACCTGAAATTCCTCTATCAGATTTAATTATTCCTCCGGAAGCTTTTAATTTTAAGTAATTTATAAAATCGACATCTCTCAAAAATGACTCTTCGCTCAAAATATATCCCAATCCAACTGTTGGCGAAAAACCGCCTCTGTTTCCTTCTGCTAACTTTAGAGAATGTGCATAAGCTCCGGAAAAATCAACAAATAATTTTTTCTTGAAGTCGTAAGTCACTTGAAGCCCTAAATGAGAATCTTTATCTGCTTGAACAGCTCCATCTCTTTTTTCCTGATTATAATACCCCAGAAACGTTGAATTAATTGAGTGATCATCGGCAAAGGTTTTTACATAATTCACTAATGCGTACATACCTATTCGTGATGTAAATCCATTGGAACTAACATTCTCTGACAAATCTCTTCTATCTTGTCCAAAATCTTGTAAAGCCGTTATTTTACCATTTTCCCAGGTAGGAGCATAAGTTCTATACTCATTTGATATAGATGTAGTGTAAGCATCGTAAAAATCGAAACTTAAATAAGTTTTTGCCGACAAGCCTTCGGTTATTCTGGAAAGATCGAAATTTATTGCGTTATTAAACTGAGTAACACGAGACACCTGATTTTGATAACCACCAGCTATAGATTTTGCCACGGGTGCATCGACACCATATTGCTGTGCAGTACCCAGTAAATTACCATCAAAAATGGTAGCTCCGGCTAGTACAGTTTCAAGATCCGGGTTGTTTTCAAGATCAAACGAACTTACCGGGAGTAAGGGCGCATAATCATAAGGTATAAATGTAGTGGCGGCACTTAACAAGTTTGCTCTGGGACTTTTTGAGTAGTTAAGAATTGCCACACCATCAATACTACTGGTAATCCAGTCGTTTACCCTAAAATCTATATTACCTCTTACGTTAAAACGATTTGATCCTGCGTTTATATCCTCATTAATATCAACCCAATCTTCATTGTAGAGCCATCCTACATTAACATAGTATTTCGATTTGTCATTACCTCCAGAAAACTCAGTAATAACATTATGAGTATTTACATATGATTGTACAAAGTCATACAAATCAACATCAGGATACTCGATAGGATTTAAACCATTTCTTGTGTTCTGAATTTGTTCTTGAGAAAAACCTACCACAGATGGATCTATACCATCGTTTGTAAAAGCCTCATTGCGAAACTCCATAGAAGTGGCAGCATCCAAATAATTCGGCAAAGCTAAAGCTGTTTTAATACCAGAACGCACATTTACTTTTACCTCTTTTTTATTGGTTTTACCACGTTTTGTGTTTATGATAATCACTCCGTTTCTCCCCTGGCTACCATATAATGCCACGGCATTTGCATCTTTAAGTACGGTTATTTGTTCAACCTCGTCCATATTTAATAGGTTAGGATCACGTCCAAAAACACCATCAATTACGAACAATGCCTCTCCTATACCTCTAATATCGGATGAGCCTCTCACCCCTGTTGTTAAACCAGCAATATAATCTCTCACAAACTGAGTGTTATCATAGGATAAACGGTCTTTCGTGTTTACTGACGACACAGAACCAACCATATCACGTCTGTCTCTTGTTGCAACTCCCATGTTAATTTCGTCATCTTCTGACGCTAGAAAGTCTGACTTCACCAGAGTAATGTCACTAGTGCCAGCAATATCAGATAAGTTTAAAAGTAGCGACTCATAGCCTTTCTTTTCTATAACTACCGCCTGGTCATTAAGCAAGGTAATATTAAATTGTCCATCGGCGTTAGTAGATGCCCGAGAACCTTCTGCACCGTAAATATTAACCTCATTTAAAGGATTCCCTTGCTGATCGATCACGGTTGCTGATACTTGTGTGCCAGCAGACTGAGCCGTCACCATACCACAAAAACTGAACATGGTGAAGCACACAAGGATGAATAACTTATATAATTTATTTATCTTCATTTTTCTTTCGTTTTTTGTTTTAGTAAAAACAAATGCATTCAAGTTTTACCAACCTGGGTTTTGTGGAAAACCTTCATAAAACTGTGTTTGATTTGCTTCAAATGGTAACCAATAGTGTTTCGGATACTCGCAAACTCTCTCAATAATCACGTATTCATTAAAGAAGGTCCAATCTTTATCAAAATATAATCCAGTTTTCACTCTGTATTTATCCTCATGGGCAACTCCCCAACGGCGTATATCCATCCATCTGTGGCCCTCATAAGATAATTCCACGGATCTTTCACGTCTTAATTCGTCCATGAATTTTTTGCTATCGGCAACAATAACAGAATTTACATGAGGAACCCCCGCTCTATCTCTTAATGTATTAATGGCTTGTTCTGCAGTTAATGCAAAAGAGCTGGATGGTGTGGTTGCTCCTTTAGCAACATGAAGCGCCTCTGCATACATTAGGTACACATCAGTTAACCTCATATGAATACGCATTCCAGTAAATCGTCTAATAATATTGTTTCCTTTTTGCACATGATATTGACCATCAATCTCCGGATAAAACTTCTTAAACATATACCCGGTTCGTGAAGCATTAGATGCACGGTGAGCACCAGAATTACCTGTACCATCATCCCACAACTGCGCAGTTTTATTAGCATCAGGCACACCTCCTCTGGTTGAAATAACATCCCTATCCGTAAAAACCCATGCATCAAAACGAGGGTCACGATTGTCAAATGGTTTGCTAGGATCATAGGTTGGTGTGCCGTAAGCACCACTCATATCATCCTCAATAGATAATCCATTGGCCATACCAAAATTGTAATAAATAAAATTATGGGTTGCGTTATCGTTTCCTGATGCCGATTGACCAATTGGCCTTGGAATACCATTTGCCATAAAAGCTATGGTTTGACCAACAGATGAACCTCCTGAACCTGCAAAAATTAATTCATGAGCTTCCGGAACCAATCCAGGCCATGTATTTTGTGGTGTTTCCCAAAGAACCTTTTTGTAATCTTCCATGTTTTTGGCTAGCGAATATTCACCTGCTTGTTCAAGTTTAAGCACTTCGGCAAAAGCCTCTGCTGCCATAGCTGCTAACTCTGTATCATAGGTATAAGTATCAATACCCGGTTGATTATTGAAATGCATTAAGGGACTAGCCGCCCAAAGTAAATTTTTACCTTGAAATGCATAAGCTGCACCTTTGGTAACTCTGCCTGCATTGTTCCCTAGTGTTTTTTGGCCATAGGATTCATTGTCCCAATTAACGGGTAATAATGAAATGGCTTTTTTGTAATCTTCATTAATGGATAAGGCTACTTCCTTGTAGGTTTCTGGTCGGGGTGTGGTAATTGTTCCCTCGTATACTTCTGTTATATGCGGGAAACGTCCCCAAAACTTCATAATCTCATTATGAAAGAAAGCTCTGAAGAAGTAAGCTTGACCCAATATTACATTCTTTTCGTCCTGGGTCAATCCTACCATTAACTCTTCGTTGGCAATCACCAAATTAGCCTTACGAATTCCTAGCATGCTACCACGCCATACTCTAGGTCTTCTCCTCGCTTGAGAGTTATTGGTATCTCCAGGTTTGTTTTGGTGCGTATTTTTACCGAGATATGCGTATCGTTGGTTATACCAGTTGTTCAAATTTCCCTGGTCAACAGCTCCGCTGAACTGACCTCCCCTATAGGTGTCGTCTCCAAAAATATAATCCTGAAAGGAGTGACCGGAAGTACCATACTCAACTACCAGATTATACATTTCTTCCACAAAACCCTGAGTGGATTCGAAAGTAGCAAATACATCTGTAATGTCAATTTCCGCTTCCGGAGCTATATCTAAATATTCTTCGCAGGAAAACATTAACAGTGAGCCTACGAGAAAAACTATTGCTATTTTTAATTTTTTCATACTTCCTAATTTTAAAAATCTAAATTAAAACCGAAATTAATTCGTGCCATAGTAGGATAATCTCCTCTATAGCTAGAATCGGCTGTTTGACTACTGTTAAACTCTCTATCATCTGGTAAATCTGTCCATAAGAATAAGTTATTACCATTGACAAAAACATTTAGTGCCTGAACACCCAGTTTTTCACATGTTCTTTTAGGAATATTATAGCTTAACGCTACAGATTTTAATCTTGTTAGAGAACCGTCAAAAAAGTTGGATCTAGGATCACTGGCTCCTTGTGGAAAATCATATGTTGGTTGGGTTCTTACCCCAGTTGGGTTGTCTTTCGTCCAATATCCTAACTCGTGTTCAAAGAATGTATCTATTCTATTTGAGAAAGTTCGGCTACTGTAAACTCTATTTGTATTTTGGGTACCATAGAACTGAGCAGATAGTTTCCATCCTTTATATTTTGCTCCCACCGTAGCACTCCATGTTCTTTGCGGACGTGTAGGGTAACCAAATGGTACATTATCAAAAGAACCATTATAAACACCGTCTCCATCATAATCAACTAAATTATAATACCCTGTACGTATAAATTCCTGTCCACTTACTCGTGGCGTTGAACTATACAAATCGTCTAAACTGCCCATAATCTCAGCAGGAATAGCAGATCTTGGTTGACCAATAGGGTAACCCTCGGCTTTTTGGTAAAACGGACGTAATTCCGGATCTTCTCTATCAATAACCAAATCTTTAGCTTGGGTAAAACTGTAATTACCAAAAATATTTAAACCGCTTGCAAAAGTGTGATTAGCCCCTACCAGGATTTCATATCCTCGTACCTCTACCTCACCTCTGTTAAAGGCAGGAGGACTAGCTCCAAACCACTCGGGCACTGCCCTCTGAGAACTTGGGATTAAAATATTGCTACGATCTTCTCCAAAAAAGTCCAATTCTGCAGTAATTCTGTTTTTAAACAAGCCTATTTCTGCACCAATATTATACTTTACAGCCGTTTCCCATTGCAGATCTGGATTACCAACATTTGCCTCCGTGTAAAACACATAGGGCGAACGAGTGTTTGAGCCATTAGGCACTATAAAAGCACCACCGCCGTTACTCCAGGTTTTTTGATATTCAAACCTGTTTCCTCCGCTGTCATCACCAATTAAACCGTAAGATCCCCTTACTTTAAGTAGGTTTACCCAATCAATCTCGCTCATGAATGCCTCGTTAGACGCCGTCCAGCCCGCTGCCACAGCAGGAAAAAGATCGAAACGATAGCCTGGACCAAATTTCTCCGATCCGTTGTAAGCACCACTAATATCAAGGAAATATCTCTTATCATAATCATAGGTAACCCTACCTACCCAATCTTCGCGATGACTCACAAAGCCATTGCCTGTACCACTCTCGTTCCGCCTTAGTAGCGCCAATGCTGTAACATAGTGCTTTTCGGCAAACGTTCTTTCGTAATTAAATGAAAGGTCATACAAGGTACGACGGGTAATCGAACCGTCTTGAATATTTGGAGCCCCTAGTGTCCATGGGTATGGTACAAAACCAAAATCATTTACACCACTTGGAGACTCAATTCGCTCTTCAAATTCGGTGTTATACACACGATATATAACATTTTCCTGACCATCACCGCCTGGATCATTTAACTTCTGCTGACTTTGAGATCTATTATCTAAAGATAAACGGCCTTGAAATGATAAACCTTTAGTAATAAAGTCTAATTTTTGCTTTAAAACAAAATCGGTATTTATATTAAAGGTATTGGTAGTAGTGTACCCGGTATTTGTTAAGGTAACAAGCGGGTTTGTATTTGCAAAAATATCTCTATCATCTCTACCAAATGCACCATCGGGAAAAATAGGCGTGTAGGCATTAGGGGCAAGCTCATATATAGCATTGGTCACTAAATTTAAGTTACCCGGCGTTTTTTGAATGCCGTAAAAGCCACCAAGATTTAAAGATAATTCTGTAGTTTTGGTGATATCGAAATCAATGTTACTACGAAAGTTAAATCTATCATAGCCAAAACCACTCTTGTAACTTTTTCCAGTATCGTAACTATTACCGTCGAAAATATCGGAAACTGATTGGTAGGCTAAACTTCCAAAATACCTGGCGTTTTCTCCTCCTCCACGTACAGATAAGTTAACACGATGGTCTTGAGCAAAATCTTTTACCAGGGCATCTCTCCAATCTACATTAGGATATATGTAACTCTCCTCCACACTTCCAGGATTACGGAATCTATCCGCTACAGCTATTGGTCGATAATTATTAAGCCAAACTTCTTCATTATGAGGAAGCTCGCGCATTAGAGATGAATTTGCTTCCATAATGGCATCAAAAACATCTAGCTTTTCGGGCAACTTGGAAACAAATTTAGTAGTAGTATTCGCCTGTAAAGACAATTGTGCCTTACCTTTTTGCCCTCTTTTAGTAGTAATCAAGATAACACCATTTGCACCCTGAACACCAAAAACAGCAGTAGCAGAAGCATCTTTCAGCACAGAAATATTTTCAATATCATTAAAATCAATATTGTCAATTTCCCTTGGTGCTCCATCTACAAGTATTAAGGGCTGCCCGGAACCGTTCCATGATGCCTGACCACGAATGTAGATCTGCATATCATTTCTACCCGGAACACCACTACCCTGTATAGCGACAACACCAGGTAAATTACCTTGCAAAGCCTCCTCAACATTACTCATACCCATGGTTACCTCTTGTAGTTCTTTCCCTTTTATTTGAGAAATAGAACCAACCACACTCTCTTTCTTCTGTACACCGTAACCAACTACCACCACTTCTTCTAAGCCAACTGTTTCTTCTTCTAAGGTGATGTTAAAAACAGTTTGCCCGGCTATTGGATATTCCTGTGACTTAAAGCCAACAAACGAGAAGACCAAAATTTCGGCATCGGCAGGTACATCTACCGAGAATTCGCCATCGAAATTGGTTACCGTCCCAATCGTAGTTCCTTTTACTACCACCGTAACACCTGGAAGAGTTTCTCCATTGCTATCGGTTACCTTACCTGTTAAAGTTTTTTCAGTCTGATCAAGAACTTTAGAGTTCTTTAAGCTTGAAGATTCCTTTTCTATTGAGGAAACTCCATCTTCGGCCATAGAAGTTGCCGTTGAGATGAATAGTAATAACAGACAAATTTTCATTGCCTGCGTAATTTTCTTGAGTCCCTCAATTTTGGGAATCGAAAATTTAACCTTTTTCATAAATTTGTATTAGTTTTATTAGCACTTAAAAATTCGTTAATAATCGCGGTTAAAATATTGGGGAGGATTATTTCGTGTAACTCCTTCCTTTTTTTAGCCGCTCTTAATTTTAGTCATCATTTATTCCATAGTCTATTTTTCATTAATTTTTGTATCATTTTTATTTTTAGTCTAACAGTTCTTGTTTCACGTTCATTTTCAAAACTACTAGCAAGGCACACCTTGTAATTTCAATTTTGCTTCGTTTAATTGAAACATTACACCAAATATGAACATATCTTTCACATTGAACTGATTGTTCAATTTTAAGCGGTGGCTATTTCAGTTAACCTTGAATAAATACAATAAAAAAACCCAGAAAAAACTTTCCGGGTTATCCTCATTCCTCATTACTGGACGAAGGCACTATATTCTTTATCAGCGGCTTACTATATTTTGGGATCCCAACCTTTGGCGTATTCTCTACCCCATAATTTCATAGCATCCTTATCGAGCATTTTTCCTGTTTCCGGATCAATATCATAGCCTTTTTCAATTCGATAAGCAACATTACCATAGTGCACCATGGCCATACTTACAGCGGCATCGTCAATAGGTGCCTGCAGTTTTTCTTTACCCCTAATTGCATTAAAGAAATTCTCGACATGAACGGTTGACATTCCTCCGCCACCACCTAAACCAATACTGCCTTCCTTGTATTTTGCTTCTACTGTTTTTACCAGTTTTCCACCTCTATCATGAAGTTTGTACAATCCACGGTCTACGAACACGGAACCTTCGCTACCATAAATAATGGTTCCTCGCCCGCCACCATAAGTATTGTAACCATTTCTGCTCTTTCCATCCCATTTTATGGTTTTATTACCATCAAACTTATATGTTGCATCCATGGCATCGTACATTTCCCAACCATCGTCAACAAAAGCTGTTTTGGCAGCATCAACCTGCACATGATTTGGGAAATCGACCTGTAGTGCCCAACGTGCTACATCAAGTTCGTGTGTGCCATTGTTTCCGAGTTCGGCAGTACCGTAATTCCAGCCATACCAATGCCAGTTGTAGTTCCATGTTTCTGATGTATAGTCGCGACGAACTGCGGGTCCCTGAAACAAGTCCCAATCCAAACCTTCCGGCACCGGAGCAGCTTGCTGATGAGGTACTTCGCCACGTCTATTGGAGAAAAAAGCAACAGCCCGGTATGGAGTACCTATTATGCCGTTATGTATTTCCTTAATAATTTCGATGGTGTGTTCAGCAGAACGTTGCTGGTTCCCCATTTGCACAACCTTACCGTATTTTTTCTGTGCTGCCACAAGAAGCTCGTTCTCGGCCATGTTATGGCTGCATGGTTTTTCAACATACACATGTTTTCCTTCTTTCAAGGCCATTATCGAGCCCGGGGCATGCCAATGATCTGGAGTTAGATTAAACAATGCATCCACTTTAGTATCCTCGATTACTTTACGAATATCGTTTTCCAGCTTAGGTTTGTAATCCATACGATCTGCCACGACTTTTCCGGCTTTAACTCTCTGACTTTCTTTTACATCGCAAAGATACAGCAGTTCAACATTATTCCGCTCTAATGCAATAGGCGTATATATTGCATTAACCCGTCGTCCCAAACCAGCAATAGCAGCAAAAATACGATCGTTAGCTCCAACTATTTTGTTATAACTTTTTGCAGAAAGGTGACTACCACCTATCATAATACCTGCTGTTCCCACAGCAGCAGTTTTCAGAAATTTTCTTCTATTGGTTTCCATTATTGTAGCTCTTTAATTTTTATATTCTTAAAAAATACCTTATTCCCATGATCCTGAAGCAGGATATTACCTGTTTTAGCTTCACCAAAGTTGGGCCAGTCTTTGTATTTACTGGTAGCTACCAAGTCTTTCCATTGCTGGCCGCTACGGTTGTATTTTACAACCATAATTCCATTTAAATAATGCTCAACATCTGCACCGTTTACCACTATCCGGGCACGGTTCCAGTTGTATTTATTAACTCGTTTTTTAGTAAACTCATCGGGGCTAAATTTTTTCGCATTGGCAGTAATCAGGTCGTATAACGAAGCCAGTGTGCGGTTTCCATTTGTACCCTTTTTTGCATCAGGGTGAAATTGGTCATCTAAAATCTGGTATTCGCAACCAATTGACGAACCTTTTCCTTTGTTCAATTCGGTATCAACAAAATATTTAATCCCGCTATTGGCGCCTTTTGTAATTTTAAAATCAACCTCAAGCTCGAAATTTTCGTATTTTTTAATGGTAACAATGTCGCCACCGTTTTCCGATTCCTCGCCACCGGCATCGGCAACAATTAATTCGCCATTTTCAATCGACCAACCTTCTTTAGGAAACCCGGTAAGTTTGGCTCCACGCCAGCCTTTTGTTGTTTTTCCATCCCAAAGCAACTGCCAACCTTCTGCTTTTTCGCGTTCGCTTAAGGTATTTTTCAGGTAACTGTTCTGCACAATTGGCGTTTCTACTTTGGTTTTGTTTTCTTCCAGGTTAGTAGTACAAATTTTTATGTTTTTGAACTTTACCTGACGCCCATTTAACCTCTCGGGACATGCATGCACTTGTAATCCAATAAATCCCGAAGCATCCAAATCGTCAACCACATCAGCTGTTTGCACGCCATTCACCCAAATTTTTAAATTGTTACCAATGGCTTCAATTCTGAATTGGTTCCATTCATTCAATTTAAATGCGTCTTTTGCATCGGCATTGCGC
It contains:
- a CDS encoding Gfo/Idh/MocA family oxidoreductase, which gives rise to METNRRKFLKTAAVGTAGIMIGGSHLSAKSYNKIVGANDRIFAAIAGLGRRVNAIYTPIALERNNVELLYLCDVKESQRVKAGKVVADRMDYKPKLENDIRKVIEDTKVDALFNLTPDHWHAPGSIMALKEGKHVYVEKPCSHNMAENELLVAAQKKYGKVVQMGNQQRSAEHTIEIIKEIHNGIIGTPYRAVAFFSNRRGEVPHQQAAPVPEGLDWDLFQGPAVRRDYTSETWNYNWHWYGWNYGTAELGNNGTHELDVARWALQVDFPNHVQVDAAKTAFVDDGWEMYDAMDATYKFDGNKTIKWDGKSRNGYNTYGGGRGTIIYGSEGSVFVDRGLYKLHDRGGKLVKTVEAKYKEGSIGLGGGGGMSTVHVENFFNAIRGKEKLQAPIDDAAVSMAMVHYGNVAYRIEKGYDIDPETGKMLDKDAMKLWGREYAKGWDPKI
- a CDS encoding DUF1080 domain-containing protein — protein: MKRSLVGLLLVSLFAVSCTSEKSDFVDLFNGKNLDGWELRNGEAPFTVEDGMIVGTYTSGTPNTFLCTKENYSDFILTFEGFLGEETNSGVMFRAQSRPDYKDGRVHGYQMEMDPSARKWTGGIFDEARRGWIYNLERNADAKDAFKLNEWNQFRIEAIGNNLKIWVNGVQTADVVDDLDASGFIGLQVHACPERLNGRQVKFKNIKICTTNLEENKTKVETPIVQNSYLKNTLSEREKAEGWQLLWDGKTTKGWRGAKLTGFPKEGWSIENGELIVADAGGEESENGGDIVTIKKYENFELEVDFKITKGANSGIKYFVDTELNKGKGSSIGCEYQILDDQFHPDAKKGTNGNRTLASLYDLITANAKKFSPDEFTKKRVNKYNWNRARIVVNGADVEHYLNGIMVVKYNRSGQQWKDLVATSKYKDWPNFGEAKTGNILLQDHGNKVFFKNIKIKELQ
- a CDS encoding RagB/SusD family nutrient uptake outer membrane protein, which translates into the protein MKKLKIAIVFLVGSLLMFSCEEYLDIAPEAEIDITDVFATFESTQGFVEEMYNLVVEYGTSGHSFQDYIFGDDTYRGGQFSGAVDQGNLNNWYNQRYAYLGKNTHQNKPGDTNNSQARRRPRVWRGSMLGIRKANLVIANEELMVGLTQDEKNVILGQAYFFRAFFHNEIMKFWGRFPHITEVYEGTITTPRPETYKEVALSINEDYKKAISLLPVNWDNESYGQKTLGNNAGRVTKGAAYAFQGKNLLWAASPLMHFNNQPGIDTYTYDTELAAMAAEAFAEVLKLEQAGEYSLAKNMEDYKKVLWETPQNTWPGLVPEAHELIFAGSGGSSVGQTIAFMANGIPRPIGQSASGNDNATHNFIYYNFGMANGLSIEDDMSGAYGTPTYDPSKPFDNRDPRFDAWVFTDRDVISTRGGVPDANKTAQLWDDGTGNSGAHRASNASRTGYMFKKFYPEIDGQYHVQKGNNIIRRFTGMRIHMRLTDVYLMYAEALHVAKGATTPSSSFALTAEQAINTLRDRAGVPHVNSVIVADSKKFMDELRRERSVELSYEGHRWMDIRRWGVAHEDKYRVKTGLYFDKDWTFFNEYVIIERVCEYPKHYWLPFEANQTQFYEGFPQNPGW
- a CDS encoding SusC/RagA family TonB-linked outer membrane protein, whose translation is MKKVKFSIPKIEGLKKITQAMKICLLLLFISTATSMAEDGVSSIEKESSSLKNSKVLDQTEKTLTGKVTDSNGETLPGVTVVVKGTTIGTVTNFDGEFSVDVPADAEILVFSFVGFKSQEYPIAGQTVFNITLEEETVGLEEVVVVGYGVQKKESVVGSISQIKGKELQEVTMGMSNVEEALQGNLPGVVAIQGSGVPGRNDMQIYIRGQASWNGSGQPLILVDGAPREIDNIDFNDIENISVLKDASATAVFGVQGANGVILITTKRGQKGKAQLSLQANTTTKFVSKLPEKLDVFDAIMEANSSLMRELPHNEEVWLNNYRPIAVADRFRNPGSVEESYIYPNVDWRDALVKDFAQDHRVNLSVRGGGENARYFGSLAYQSVSDIFDGNSYDTGKSYKSGFGYDRFNFRSNIDFDITKTTELSLNLGGFYGIQKTPGNLNLVTNAIYELAPNAYTPIFPDGAFGRDDRDIFANTNPLVTLTNTGYTTTNTFNINTDFVLKQKLDFITKGLSFQGRLSLDNRSQSQQKLNDPGGDGQENVIYRVYNTEFEERIESPSGVNDFGFVPYPWTLGAPNIQDGSITRRTLYDLSFNYERTFAEKHYVTALALLRRNESGTGNGFVSHREDWVGRVTYDYDKRYFLDISGAYNGSEKFGPGYRFDLFPAVAAGWTASNEAFMSEIDWVNLLKVRGSYGLIGDDSGGNRFEYQKTWSNGGGAFIVPNGSNTRSPYVFYTEANVGNPDLQWETAVKYNIGAEIGLFKNRITAELDFFGEDRSNILIPSSQRAVPEWFGASPPAFNRGEVEVRGYEILVGANHTFASGLNIFGNYSFTQAKDLVIDREDPELRPFYQKAEGYPIGQPRSAIPAEIMGSLDDLYSSTPRVSGQEFIRTGYYNLVDYDGDGVYNGSFDNVPFGYPTRPQRTWSATVGAKYKGWKLSAQFYGTQNTNRVYSSRTFSNRIDTFFEHELGYWTKDNPTGVRTQPTYDFPQGASDPRSNFFDGSLTRLKSVALSYNIPKRTCEKLGVQALNVFVNGNNLFLWTDLPDDREFNSSQTADSSYRGDYPTMARINFGFNLDF
- a CDS encoding SusC/RagA family TonB-linked outer membrane protein, yielding MNAFVFTKTKNERKMKINKLYKLFILVCFTMFSFCGMVTAQSAGTQVSATVIDQQGNPLNEVNIYGAEGSRASTNADGQFNITLLNDQAVVIEKKGYESLLLNLSDIAGTSDITLVKSDFLASEDDEINMGVATRDRRDMVGSVSSVNTKDRLSYDNTQFVRDYIAGLTTGVRGSSDIRGIGEALFVIDGVFGRDPNLLNMDEVEQITVLKDANAVALYGSQGRNGVIIINTKRGKTNKKEVKVNVRSGIKTALALPNYLDAATSMEFRNEAFTNDGIDPSVVGFSQEQIQNTRNGLNPIEYPDVDLYDFVQSYVNTHNVITEFSGGNDKSKYYVNVGWLYNEDWVDINEDINAGSNRFNVRGNIDFRVNDWITSSIDGVAILNYSKSPRANLLSAATTFIPYDYAPLLPVSSFDLENNPDLETVLAGATIFDGNLLGTAQQYGVDAPVAKSIAGGYQNQVSRVTQFNNAINFDLSRITEGLSAKTYLSFDFYDAYTTSISNEYRTYAPTWENGKITALQDFGQDRRDLSENVSSNGFTSRIGMYALVNYVKTFADDHSINSTFLGYYNQEKRDGAVQADKDSHLGLQVTYDFKKKLFVDFSGAYAHSLKLAEGNRGGFSPTVGLGYILSEESFLRDVDFINYLKLKASGGIIKSDRGISGYYLYDENYSDGASFTWGDGVYSNRKQKISQGANPDLGYEERIDLNIGFESYLMNSLWVEANYFRTELDKQLVFLADQYPSYYNTFRPYDNFNANLYTGFELGLNYKKTINDFSIGVGANVLYSQTEASKRSETNEFDYQNRQGLEVSSIFGYEDLGFYSESDFTADADGKLVLNDNLPVPNFGDVQPGDIRYADQNGDNIIDQDDQVAIGQNASPWTYGVNLNLKYKGFNLFVLGTGQTGGSGNKLSSTFNNYYTPNGTDKYSEEVSGRWTSETANTATFPRLSSGNNQNNFRTSSFWLYDNSFFRINRAQLTYEFTDTLCDKIGIEGLSVNVQGTNLFEVGENKDIRQLNIGGNPQARTYIAGVRVSF